A genome region from Alistipes dispar includes the following:
- a CDS encoding efflux RND transporter permease subunit has protein sequence MKSDFFIDRPVFSTVLSIVIVIVGAIGLALLPVDQYPQIVPPVVKVSASYPGADAQTVTQAVATPIEQELNGTPGMIYMESSSSNSGGFTVTVTFDISTNPDLAAVDIQNRIKEAEARLPAEVVQNGISVEKQASSKLLTITLLSSDPKFDEIYLSNYATLNVLDMLRRIPGVGRVSNVGSRYYAMQIWVEPDKLADLGLTVKDLQNALKDQNRESAAGVLGQAPMEGVDVTIPITAQGRLSSVSQFEDIVVRANPDGSIIRLRDVANISLEAQSYNTESGINGGNAAVLDIYMLPGANAVEVAGAVRATMDEISRNFPEGITYNVPFDMTTYISESIHHVYRTLFEALVLVILVVFLSLQSWRATLIPIVAVPISLVGTFGVMLVFGFSLNLLTLLGLILAIGIVVDDAIVVVENVDRIMHEEHLSPYEATKKAMRSLGGALIAMSLVLCAVFVPVSFLSGITGQLYRQFTITIAVSVIISTVVALTLSPVMCSLFLRPENAGKKNRVFRYINLFLARGNLLYGRTIVRALGRSRRMLTAFGIVLVGIWAMNRLVPQSFMPQEDQGYFTVELELPEGATIERTREVTDRAVRFLKKDPDVEYVLNVTGSSPRVGTNQARSQLTVILKPWDERETEDIGEVMRRVRDELSRYPESRVYLSTPPVIPGLGQSGGFEMVLEARGNTTYGELQQAVDTLMYYAGRTPELTGLSSSMQGDIPQLYFDVDRDKAQLLGVSMSDVFSTMKAFTGSIYVNDFNLFNRIYRVYIQAEAPYRASRDNLNLFFVRGADGAMIPVTALGTTDYTTGPGTIKRFNMFTSATISGEAAHGYSSGQAMDALERIVAEHLPADIGVEWSGLSYQEKRVSGQTGVVLALAFLFVFLFLAAQYESWSVPVAVILSLPVAGIGAYLGIWICGLENNIYFQIGLVMLVGLVAKNAILIVEFAKEEVEKGRDIVEAAVTAAHLRFRPIVMTSLAFILGLLPLVFASGPGSASRQGIGTGVFFGMLVAISAGIVFVPFFFVWIYRLKAKLKR, from the coding sequence ATGAAGAGCGACTTTTTCATCGACAGGCCCGTCTTCTCGACCGTCCTGTCCATCGTGATCGTGATCGTGGGGGCGATCGGCCTGGCGCTGCTTCCCGTCGATCAGTACCCGCAGATCGTGCCTCCGGTGGTGAAGGTTTCGGCCTCGTATCCGGGCGCCGACGCGCAGACCGTGACGCAGGCCGTGGCCACGCCCATCGAGCAGGAGCTCAACGGCACGCCGGGCATGATCTACATGGAGTCGTCGAGTTCCAACTCGGGCGGCTTCACCGTGACGGTGACCTTCGACATCTCGACGAACCCCGATCTGGCGGCCGTCGATATTCAGAACCGCATCAAGGAGGCCGAGGCGCGCCTGCCGGCCGAAGTCGTGCAGAACGGCATCTCGGTCGAGAAGCAGGCGTCGAGCAAGCTGCTGACCATCACGCTGCTGTCGTCGGATCCGAAGTTCGACGAAATCTACCTCTCGAACTACGCCACGCTCAACGTGCTGGACATGTTGCGCCGTATTCCGGGCGTGGGGCGCGTCTCGAACGTCGGCAGCCGCTACTACGCCATGCAGATATGGGTCGAGCCGGACAAGCTGGCCGACCTGGGACTGACGGTCAAGGACTTGCAGAACGCCCTGAAGGACCAGAACCGCGAATCGGCGGCCGGCGTGCTGGGACAGGCTCCGATGGAGGGCGTGGACGTGACGATTCCCATCACGGCGCAGGGGCGTCTGTCGTCGGTGAGCCAGTTCGAGGACATCGTCGTCAGGGCCAATCCCGACGGGTCGATCATCCGTTTGCGCGACGTGGCCAACATTTCGCTCGAGGCGCAGTCCTACAACACCGAGAGCGGCATCAACGGCGGCAACGCCGCCGTGCTGGATATCTACATGCTGCCCGGGGCCAATGCCGTCGAGGTGGCCGGTGCGGTCCGTGCCACGATGGACGAGATCAGCCGCAACTTTCCGGAGGGCATCACCTACAACGTGCCCTTCGACATGACGACCTATATTTCCGAATCGATCCACCACGTTTACCGCACGCTCTTCGAAGCGCTGGTGCTGGTGATCCTCGTGGTCTTCCTCTCGTTGCAGAGCTGGCGCGCGACGCTCATCCCGATCGTCGCCGTGCCCATTTCGCTCGTCGGTACGTTCGGCGTGATGCTTGTCTTCGGCTTCTCGCTCAACCTGCTGACGCTGCTGGGTCTGATCCTTGCCATCGGCATCGTGGTGGACGACGCCATCGTCGTGGTGGAGAACGTGGACCGTATCATGCACGAGGAGCACCTGTCGCCCTACGAGGCGACGAAGAAGGCGATGCGCAGCCTGGGCGGGGCGCTGATCGCCATGTCCTTGGTGCTCTGCGCCGTGTTCGTGCCCGTGAGTTTCCTCTCGGGCATTACGGGGCAGCTCTACCGGCAGTTCACCATCACGATCGCCGTGTCGGTGATTATTTCCACTGTTGTCGCGCTGACGCTCAGTCCGGTGATGTGTTCGCTGTTCCTGCGGCCCGAGAACGCCGGAAAGAAAAACCGCGTTTTCCGTTATATCAACCTCTTTCTGGCCCGCGGCAATCTCCTCTACGGCCGGACGATCGTGCGGGCGCTGGGCCGTTCGCGGCGGATGCTGACCGCCTTCGGCATCGTGCTGGTGGGCATCTGGGCGATGAACCGGCTGGTTCCCCAGAGCTTCATGCCGCAGGAGGATCAGGGATACTTCACCGTGGAGCTGGAGCTGCCCGAGGGCGCCACGATCGAGCGGACGCGCGAGGTCACGGACCGCGCCGTGCGCTTCCTGAAGAAGGACCCCGACGTCGAATACGTGCTCAACGTGACGGGGTCGAGTCCCCGTGTGGGGACGAACCAGGCGCGCAGTCAGCTCACCGTCATCCTCAAGCCGTGGGACGAGCGCGAGACGGAGGATATCGGCGAGGTGATGCGGCGCGTGCGCGACGAGCTGTCGCGCTATCCCGAGAGCAGGGTTTACCTCTCGACGCCGCCGGTGATTCCCGGACTGGGGCAGTCGGGCGGTTTCGAGATGGTGCTCGAGGCGCGCGGCAACACGACCTACGGCGAGCTGCAACAGGCGGTCGATACGCTGATGTACTACGCCGGGCGGACGCCCGAGCTGACGGGGCTGTCGTCGTCGATGCAGGGCGACATTCCGCAGCTCTACTTCGACGTGGACCGCGACAAGGCGCAGTTGCTGGGCGTCTCGATGTCGGACGTCTTCTCGACGATGAAGGCCTTCACGGGGTCGATCTACGTCAATGACTTCAACCTGTTCAACCGCATCTACCGCGTCTATATTCAGGCCGAAGCGCCCTACCGGGCCAGCCGCGACAACCTGAACCTGTTCTTCGTGCGCGGCGCCGACGGGGCGATGATCCCCGTCACGGCCCTCGGCACGACCGACTACACGACGGGACCCGGAACCATCAAGCGGTTCAACATGTTCACCTCGGCGACCATCTCCGGCGAGGCGGCCCACGGTTACAGCTCGGGGCAGGCGATGGATGCGCTGGAGCGGATCGTCGCCGAGCATCTTCCGGCGGATATAGGCGTCGAATGGAGCGGCCTTTCCTATCAGGAGAAGCGGGTGAGCGGGCAAACGGGCGTCGTGCTGGCGCTGGCCTTCCTGTTCGTCTTCCTCTTCCTCGCGGCGCAGTACGAGAGCTGGTCGGTTCCCGTGGCCGTGATCCTGTCGCTGCCGGTGGCCGGCATCGGGGCCTATCTGGGCATCTGGATATGCGGACTGGAGAACAACATCTATTTCCAGATCGGACTGGTGATGCTCGTGGGGCTGGTGGCCAAGAACGCCATCCTGATCGTGGAGTTCGCCAAGGAGGAGGTCGAGAAGGGACGCGACATCGTCGAGGCGGCCGTCACGGCGGCGCATCTGCGCTTCCGCCCGATCGTCATGACCTCGCTGGCCTTCATTCTGGGCTTGCTGCCGCTGGTCTTCGCGTCGGGGCCGGGTTCGGCGAGCCGCCAGGGCATCGGAACCGGCGTGTTCTTCGGCATGCTCGTGGCCATCTCCGCCGGCATCGTCTTCGTGCCCTTCTTCTTCGTCTGGATTTACCGTCTTAAAGCCAAACTGAAACGATGA
- a CDS encoding efflux RND transporter periplasmic adaptor subunit, with protein MNFERMKPDLKNLDLDKLKRGVAERIPHVSVEMNRKRWIVLVCALLAAGGGVWWWLRPRPVPEVLPVVAAEPVEVEDVSVYGEYVGRIRAQQFVEIRARVEGYLERMLFTEGTYIKKGQTLFVIDPKLYRARVNKAKAQLNKAKAQALKAQRDLERIRPLYEQNAASQLDLDNAIASYESAAADVVVCEADLTQAEMTLGYTTVQSPVSGYISERNVDIGTLVGPSGKSLLATVVKSDTVRVDFSMTALDYLRSKARNVNLGQKDTTRKWNPYITVTLADGSQYPYRGLVDFADPQVDPQTGTFSVRAEMANPDHILLPGQFTKVKLLLDVREDAVVVPTKALVIEKGGAYIYVVRPDSVVEKRFVETGPEIPDNKMVVERGLSPEERIVVEGYHKLQHGMKVEPVAPIRREDNATGEE; from the coding sequence ATGAATTTCGAAAGAATGAAACCCGATCTGAAGAACCTGGATCTGGACAAACTGAAGAGGGGAGTGGCGGAACGGATTCCGCATGTGTCGGTCGAGATGAACCGCAAACGGTGGATCGTGCTGGTCTGCGCGCTGCTGGCGGCCGGCGGCGGTGTCTGGTGGTGGCTGCGGCCGCGTCCCGTGCCGGAGGTGCTGCCGGTCGTGGCGGCCGAACCGGTGGAGGTCGAGGACGTGAGCGTCTATGGCGAGTACGTGGGGCGCATCCGCGCGCAGCAGTTCGTCGAGATCCGCGCCCGCGTCGAGGGCTATCTCGAGCGGATGCTCTTCACCGAAGGCACGTATATCAAGAAGGGGCAGACGCTCTTCGTCATCGACCCCAAACTCTATCGGGCGCGCGTGAACAAGGCCAAGGCGCAGCTCAACAAGGCCAAGGCGCAGGCGCTCAAGGCGCAGCGCGACCTGGAGCGCATCCGGCCGCTCTACGAGCAGAACGCCGCCAGCCAGCTCGACCTGGACAACGCCATCGCCTCCTACGAGAGCGCCGCGGCCGACGTGGTGGTGTGCGAGGCCGACCTCACGCAGGCCGAGATGACGCTGGGTTACACCACCGTGCAGTCGCCCGTCTCGGGTTACATTTCCGAGCGCAACGTGGACATCGGCACGCTGGTCGGTCCGAGCGGCAAGTCACTGCTGGCGACCGTCGTGAAGAGCGATACGGTGCGCGTCGATTTCAGCATGACGGCGCTGGACTACCTGCGCTCGAAAGCGCGCAATGTCAATCTGGGACAGAAGGACACCACCCGCAAGTGGAATCCCTATATCACCGTGACGCTGGCCGACGGTTCGCAGTATCCCTACCGGGGACTGGTCGATTTCGCCGATCCGCAGGTCGATCCCCAGACGGGAACCTTCTCCGTGCGGGCCGAGATGGCCAACCCGGACCACATCCTGCTGCCGGGGCAGTTCACGAAGGTGAAGCTGCTGCTCGACGTCAGGGAGGACGCCGTGGTCGTGCCGACGAAGGCGCTGGTGATCGAGAAGGGCGGGGCCTATATCTATGTCGTGCGGCCCGACAGCGTCGTGGAGAAGCGGTTCGTGGAGACCGGACCGGAAATTCCCGACAACAAGATGGTCGTCGAGCGCGGCCTTTCGCCCGAGGAGCGGATCGTCGTCGAGGGGTATCACAAGCTCCAGCATGGCATGAAGGTCGAACCGGTGGCGCCGATCCGCCGGGAGGATAACGCAACCGGGGAGGAATAG
- a CDS encoding efflux RND transporter periplasmic adaptor subunit gives MNKKKRWITTAAILAVFCAALGYYNFRHDSPDAEAGPEALPAPRQKNVLNVNGMVIRPQTLTDGITTIGNLLPDEEVDLSFETSGKIVEINFREGTAVRKGELLAKVNDRPLQAQLSRYEAQRKLAEDRVYRQSALLEKDAVSQEAYEQARTELAMLYADIDIVKSNIALTELHAPFDGVIGLRNVSEGAYASPDVVVAKLTKISPLKIDFFVPERYANQIKPGTRLTFTVEGRDEQFRAEVYATESKVDIETRTFAVRALFPNRQGKQLLPGRFADVKIRMHDIPDAIAIPTEAIVPEMGVDKVYLYKGGKARAVTVRTGLRTDSSIQIIAGLNVGDTIITSGTLQLRTDLPVKLDTVE, from the coding sequence ATGAACAAAAAGAAGAGATGGATTACGACCGCCGCGATTCTCGCCGTATTCTGCGCTGCGCTGGGATATTACAATTTCCGTCATGACAGCCCCGACGCGGAAGCGGGACCGGAGGCGCTCCCCGCGCCGCGACAGAAGAACGTCCTGAACGTGAACGGAATGGTCATCCGCCCGCAGACGCTCACCGACGGCATCACGACCATCGGCAACCTGCTTCCCGACGAGGAGGTGGACCTCTCGTTCGAGACCTCGGGCAAGATCGTGGAGATCAATTTCCGGGAGGGAACCGCCGTGCGCAAGGGCGAGTTGCTGGCCAAGGTGAACGACAGGCCCCTGCAGGCGCAGCTCTCGCGCTACGAGGCGCAGCGCAAGCTGGCCGAAGACCGCGTCTATCGCCAGAGCGCCCTGCTCGAAAAGGACGCCGTGAGCCAGGAGGCCTACGAACAGGCCCGCACCGAACTGGCGATGCTCTACGCCGACATCGACATCGTGAAGTCGAACATCGCCCTCACGGAGCTGCACGCCCCCTTCGACGGGGTGATCGGCCTGCGCAACGTCAGCGAAGGCGCCTACGCCTCGCCCGACGTCGTGGTGGCCAAGCTCACGAAAATCTCGCCGCTGAAGATCGACTTCTTCGTTCCCGAACGGTACGCCAACCAGATCAAGCCCGGCACGCGCCTCACGTTCACCGTCGAGGGGCGCGACGAGCAGTTCCGCGCCGAGGTTTACGCCACCGAGTCGAAAGTGGACATCGAGACCCGCACTTTCGCCGTGCGCGCGCTCTTCCCCAACCGGCAGGGCAAACAGCTCCTCCCGGGACGCTTCGCCGACGTCAAAATCCGGATGCACGACATTCCGGACGCCATCGCCATCCCGACCGAGGCGATCGTCCCCGAAATGGGCGTGGACAAGGTTTATCTCTACAAGGGAGGCAAGGCGCGGGCCGTGACCGTCCGCACGGGGCTGCGCACCGACTCCTCGATCCAGATCATCGCGGGCCTCAATGTCGGCGACACGATCATCACCTCCGGCACGCTGCAACTGCGCACCGACCTGCCCGTGAAACTCGACACCGTAGAATAA
- a CDS encoding efflux RND transporter permease subunit, giving the protein MNISELSIRRPVMATVLTIIILLFGVIGYTYLGVREYPSVDNPIISVTCSYPGANADVIENQITEPLEQNINGIPGIRSMSSTSQQGQSRITVEFELSVDLETAANDVRDKVSRAQRYLPRDCDPPTVAKADADATPILMATIQSDKRSLLELSEIADLTVKEQLQTISDVSSVEIWGEKRYSMRLWLDPAKMAGYGITPVDVKEALDRENVELPSGSIEGNTTELTIRTMGLMHTTQEFNDLVIRADAGRIIRLSDIGRAELGPQDTRSYMKMNGVPMVGIVVIPQPGANHIDIADEVYRRMETMRKDLPEDVVTGYGFDNTRFIRASIDEVKQTVYEAFVLVIIIIFLFLRNWRVTLIPCIVIPVSLIGTFFLMYLAGFSINVLSMLAVVLSVGLVVDDAIVMTENIYIRIERGMTPFEAGIDGAKEIFFAVLSTSVTLIAVFFPIVFMEGTTGRLFREFSLVVSGSVLISTFAALTVTPMLATKLLVRQERKSWFYNKTEPFFVGLNNFYSRSLAAFLRRRWIALPLVGAMVVLIGLLWSTIPTEMAPLEDRSQITINTRGSEGATYEYVRDYTEDINRLVDSLVPEAEATTARVSSGRGNIRIALKDISERSRSQMEIAEELSAAVRAKTKARAFVQQQSTFGGRRGNMPVQYVLQATSIERLQEVLPEFMKRVYESPVFQMADVDLKFSKPEARVTINRDKANLLGVSAQDIGETLQYGLSGQRMGYFYMNGKQYEILAEINRQQRNKPADLKSIYVRGDDGKMIQLDNLITLVETVAPPQLYHYNRFLSATISSGLAKGKTIGQGLDEMDRIAAEVLHDDFRTALAGDSKEFRESSSSLMFAFLLAILLIYLILAAQFESFKDPLVIMLTVPLAIAGALVFMWGTDQTMNIFSQIGIIMLIGLVAKNGILIVEFANQKQEAGEEKMAAIRDAALQRLRPILMTSASTILGLLPLTVATGEGANGRIAMGIAVVGGMLVSTLLTLYIVPAIYSYVSTDRSKRTKNEAL; this is encoded by the coding sequence ATGAACATCTCCGAATTGAGCATCCGGCGGCCCGTCATGGCCACGGTGCTGACTATCATCATCCTGCTGTTCGGCGTCATCGGATACACCTACCTCGGCGTGCGCGAATACCCGAGCGTGGACAACCCGATCATCTCCGTGACATGCTCCTACCCGGGCGCCAACGCCGACGTGATCGAGAACCAGATCACCGAGCCGCTCGAGCAGAATATCAACGGCATTCCGGGCATCCGCTCCATGTCGAGCACCAGCCAGCAGGGGCAGAGCCGCATCACCGTCGAGTTCGAGCTGTCGGTGGATCTCGAAACCGCGGCCAACGACGTGCGCGACAAGGTGTCGCGCGCGCAGCGCTACCTGCCGCGCGACTGCGACCCGCCGACCGTGGCGAAGGCCGACGCCGACGCCACGCCGATCCTCATGGCCACGATCCAGAGCGACAAACGTTCGCTGCTCGAGCTGAGCGAAATCGCCGACCTGACCGTCAAGGAGCAGTTGCAGACCATCAGCGACGTCAGCTCGGTCGAGATCTGGGGCGAGAAACGCTACTCGATGCGCCTGTGGCTCGACCCTGCGAAGATGGCCGGCTACGGCATCACGCCCGTGGACGTCAAGGAGGCGCTCGACCGCGAGAACGTCGAACTGCCGTCGGGCAGCATCGAGGGCAACACCACCGAGCTGACGATCCGCACGATGGGCCTGATGCACACCACGCAGGAGTTCAACGACCTGGTGATCCGCGCCGACGCGGGCCGCATCATCCGCCTGAGCGACATCGGCCGCGCCGAACTCGGTCCGCAAGACACGCGCAGCTACATGAAGATGAACGGCGTGCCGATGGTCGGCATCGTCGTCATCCCCCAGCCGGGCGCCAACCACATCGACATCGCCGACGAGGTTTACCGCCGCATGGAAACCATGCGCAAGGACCTCCCCGAGGACGTGGTGACGGGCTACGGATTCGACAACACGCGTTTCATCCGCGCCTCGATCGACGAGGTGAAGCAGACCGTTTACGAAGCCTTCGTGCTGGTCATCATCATCATCTTCCTCTTCCTGCGGAACTGGCGCGTGACGCTCATCCCCTGCATCGTGATCCCCGTCTCGCTCATCGGCACGTTCTTCCTCATGTACCTGGCGGGCTTCTCGATCAACGTCCTCTCGATGCTGGCCGTGGTGCTCTCGGTGGGTCTGGTCGTGGACGACGCGATCGTGATGACCGAGAACATCTACATCCGCATCGAACGCGGCATGACGCCTTTCGAGGCGGGCATCGACGGCGCGAAAGAGATCTTCTTCGCCGTGCTCTCCACCTCCGTGACGCTCATCGCCGTCTTCTTCCCGATCGTCTTCATGGAGGGCACGACCGGCCGCCTGTTCCGCGAGTTCAGCCTCGTGGTCTCCGGCTCGGTGCTCATTTCGACTTTCGCGGCCCTCACGGTGACCCCGATGCTCGCCACCAAGCTCCTCGTCCGGCAGGAGCGCAAGAGCTGGTTCTACAACAAGACCGAGCCGTTCTTCGTCGGCCTCAACAATTTCTACAGCCGTTCGCTGGCGGCCTTCCTGCGCCGCCGCTGGATCGCCCTGCCGCTGGTCGGCGCGATGGTCGTGCTGATCGGCCTGCTCTGGAGCACGATCCCCACGGAGATGGCCCCGCTCGAGGACCGCTCGCAGATCACGATCAACACCCGCGGCTCGGAGGGCGCGACCTACGAATACGTCCGCGACTACACCGAGGACATCAACCGCCTGGTCGATTCGCTCGTCCCCGAAGCCGAGGCCACGACGGCCCGCGTGTCGAGCGGCAGGGGCAATATCCGCATCGCCCTGAAGGACATTTCCGAACGCAGCCGCAGCCAGATGGAGATCGCCGAGGAGCTGTCGGCCGCCGTGCGCGCGAAGACCAAGGCACGCGCCTTCGTGCAACAGCAATCGACCTTCGGCGGACGCCGCGGCAACATGCCCGTGCAGTACGTGCTCCAGGCCACCTCGATCGAACGCCTGCAGGAGGTGCTGCCCGAGTTCATGAAACGCGTTTACGAAAGCCCTGTCTTCCAGATGGCCGACGTGGACCTGAAGTTCAGCAAGCCCGAGGCGCGCGTGACGATCAACCGGGACAAGGCCAACCTGCTCGGCGTCAGCGCGCAGGACATCGGCGAGACGTTGCAGTACGGACTGAGCGGTCAGCGCATGGGCTATTTCTACATGAACGGCAAGCAGTACGAGATTCTGGCCGAGATCAACCGCCAGCAGCGCAACAAGCCCGCCGACCTCAAGTCGATCTACGTGCGCGGCGACGACGGCAAGATGATCCAGCTCGACAACCTCATCACGCTCGTCGAGACGGTCGCCCCGCCGCAGCTCTACCACTACAACCGGTTCCTCTCGGCCACGATTTCGAGCGGACTGGCCAAGGGCAAGACCATCGGGCAGGGACTCGACGAAATGGACCGCATCGCCGCCGAGGTGCTCCACGACGACTTCCGCACGGCGCTGGCCGGCGACTCGAAGGAGTTCCGCGAAAGCTCGTCGAGCCTGATGTTCGCCTTCCTGCTGGCCATCCTGCTGATCTACCTCATCCTGGCCGCGCAGTTCGAGAGTTTCAAGGACCCGCTGGTCATCATGCTCACCGTGCCGCTGGCCATCGCCGGAGCGCTCGTCTTCATGTGGGGCACGGACCAGACGATGAACATCTTCAGCCAGATCGGAATCATCATGCTCATCGGTCTGGTGGCCAAGAACGGCATCCTGATCGTCGAATTCGCCAACCAGAAGCAGGAGGCCGGCGAGGAGAAGATGGCGGCCATCCGCGACGCGGCGCTGCAACGCCTCCGCCCGATCCTGATGACCAGCGCCTCGACGATCCTCGGCCTGCTGCCGCTGACCGTGGCCACGGGCGAGGGGGCCAACGGCCGTATCGCCATGGGTATCGCCGTGGTGGGCGGCATGCTCGTCTCGACGCTGCTGACCCTCTACATCGTGCCGGCGATCTACAGCTATGTCTCGACCGACCGGAGCAAACGAACGAAAAACGAAGCACTATGA
- a CDS encoding TolC family protein, producing the protein MNMKRGLITLLAALLCIAAAAQERQPQPGHAETTHETGTERPAADDVRPEAASAPLRSGKPGSGAKGGPTDGRIAPVPAAAPAAGEVLSLRECLEKGLERNYDIRIVRNEERITDNDATAANAGMLPTIDLSAGYGSNVNRIRTTPREGDVTTAKGVYDGTFDAGVALNWTLFDGFRIRADYRKLQELKEKGALQTRLTIEDFIASFTAEYYNFVQQTLRLENFRYAMALSRERLRIAEAWYHVGSSAQLDVLQARVDFNADSSQYMSQQEAVVASRIRINELLANEELDRRFLVRDTVIAIDDALQWDVLVAETRTANAELLMADRDNAISELELQSIRSRNYPYLNLTAGYGYTHNRYGSGTTRMRGQLGLNAGLQVGFTIFDGNRRREQRNARLNVENTQLTRLRLEQSLMADLSNFWQAYRNNLEVIQLERENLVAARENYRIAMDRYLLGDLSGIEMREAQKSLLDAEERILTAQYNTKLCEISLQQISGNVTAYMQ; encoded by the coding sequence ATGAATATGAAACGAGGATTGATTACGCTGCTGGCGGCCCTTCTCTGCATCGCGGCCGCCGCCCAGGAACGACAACCGCAGCCCGGACACGCGGAGACGACGCACGAAACGGGAACGGAACGGCCCGCAGCGGACGACGTGCGCCCGGAGGCGGCATCCGCCCCGCTGCGCTCCGGGAAACCCGGCTCCGGCGCGAAAGGCGGTCCGACGGACGGACGGATCGCCCCCGTACCGGCCGCCGCGCCGGCCGCCGGGGAGGTGCTTTCGCTGCGCGAATGCCTCGAAAAGGGGCTCGAACGCAACTACGACATCCGCATCGTCCGCAACGAGGAGCGCATCACGGACAACGACGCCACGGCGGCCAACGCCGGGATGCTCCCCACGATCGACCTCTCGGCCGGTTACGGAAGCAACGTGAACCGCATCCGCACGACGCCCCGCGAAGGCGACGTCACGACCGCAAAAGGCGTTTACGACGGAACGTTCGACGCCGGGGTGGCGCTCAACTGGACCCTCTTCGACGGGTTCCGCATCCGAGCCGACTACCGCAAGTTGCAGGAACTGAAAGAAAAAGGAGCCTTGCAGACCCGTCTCACGATCGAGGATTTCATCGCCTCGTTCACGGCCGAATACTACAATTTCGTGCAGCAGACCCTGCGCCTCGAGAATTTCCGCTACGCGATGGCGCTCTCGCGCGAACGGCTCCGCATCGCCGAGGCGTGGTATCACGTGGGCAGTTCGGCACAGCTCGACGTGTTGCAGGCCCGCGTGGACTTCAATGCCGACAGCTCGCAGTACATGTCGCAGCAGGAGGCCGTCGTGGCCTCGCGCATCCGGATCAACGAGCTGCTCGCCAACGAAGAGCTGGACCGCAGGTTCCTCGTGCGCGACACGGTCATCGCCATCGACGACGCCCTGCAATGGGACGTCCTCGTGGCTGAGACCCGCACGGCGAACGCCGAGCTGCTGATGGCCGACCGCGACAACGCGATCTCCGAGCTGGAGTTGCAGAGCATCCGCTCGCGCAACTACCCCTACCTGAACCTCACGGCCGGCTACGGCTACACACACAACCGCTACGGCAGCGGCACGACGCGGATGCGCGGCCAACTGGGACTGAACGCCGGATTGCAGGTGGGCTTCACGATCTTCGACGGCAACCGCCGCCGCGAACAGCGCAACGCCCGCCTCAACGTCGAGAACACGCAGCTCACGCGTCTGCGGCTCGAACAATCGCTCATGGCCGACCTGTCGAACTTCTGGCAGGCCTACCGCAACAACCTCGAAGTGATCCAGCTCGAACGGGAGAACCTCGTCGCGGCACGCGAAAACTACCGGATCGCCATGGACAGGTATCTGCTGGGCGACCTCTCGGGAATCGAGATGCGCGAGGCGCAGAAGAGCCTGCTCGACGCCGAAGAGCGTATCCTGACGGCGCAGTACAACACCAAGCTGTGCGAAATCTCGTTGCAGCAGATCAGCGGCAACGTCACGGCTTACATGCAATAA
- the trxA gene encoding thioredoxin, whose amino-acid sequence MKKLMAAALALLTLTGVCEAKANDNKNQKTNMKTIALNKADFLKKVADYENNPETWKYLGDKPALIDFYATWCGPCKALAPVLEELAAEYGDRIYIYKVNTEESQDLAAAFGIRSIPTLLFIPLEGDPQMAVGAMPKATLKANIDRILLGK is encoded by the coding sequence ATGAAAAAACTGATGGCGGCCGCACTGGCCCTTCTGACGCTCACGGGCGTCTGCGAAGCGAAAGCGAATGACAACAAAAACCAGAAAACGAATATGAAAACGATCGCACTGAACAAGGCCGATTTCCTGAAGAAGGTGGCCGATTACGAAAACAATCCCGAAACGTGGAAATACCTCGGCGACAAGCCCGCGCTCATAGACTTCTACGCCACGTGGTGCGGCCCCTGCAAGGCGCTCGCTCCGGTGCTCGAGGAGCTGGCGGCCGAATACGGGGACCGGATCTACATCTACAAGGTCAATACCGAGGAGAGCCAGGACCTCGCCGCGGCCTTCGGCATCCGTTCGATTCCGACGCTGCTCTTCATCCCGCTCGAGGGCGATCCGCAGATGGCCGTCGGAGCCATGCCCAAAGCCACGCTGAAAGCCAATATCGACCGGATTCTGCTCGGCAAGTAA
- a CDS encoding 4Fe-4S binding protein produces the protein MAFTIDPGLCPQNHRCPLVAACPAGAISQEGFALPEIDPGRCVECGLCAAACGRQAVRERN, from the coding sequence ATGGCGTTTACGATCGACCCCGGGCTATGCCCGCAGAACCACCGCTGCCCGCTCGTCGCGGCATGTCCCGCAGGGGCCATCTCGCAGGAAGGGTTCGCCCTTCCGGAGATCGACCCCGGGCGGTGCGTCGAATGCGGTCTGTGTGCGGCCGCCTGCGGCAGACAGGCCGTCCGCGAACGCAACTGA